The genomic segment AGCTTTACTCTTCTGATCCAAGAGAGTAGAGAAAAAATATATCGCATGGCTTTTACTTATGTACGAAACAAGGAAGACGCGTTGGAAATTGTGCAGGAGACCGTATACCGTGCCTTTATCTCCGTACACAAATTGAAGCAGCCGCAATATTTTCAAACATGGCTGACCAAAATCGCCGTCAACTGCTCCTTGGATCACATACGCAAAGCAAAAAAAGTCGTTTATATGGATAAAGAACATGAAGGCAGCTACGAGCAGAAACCGCGGGAAGATGCCATCGACTTGCATGATGCCTTGGACCAACTCGATGAAAAATCCAGAACGGTTATTATGCTGAGATATTTCGAAGACATGCCCATCAAGGACATTGCCGATGTGCTAGACATACCCCTCAGTTCCGTAAAGTCGATCATTTACCGTGGACTGGAGAAATTGAAAGTGAACATTGGGGAGCGTGAATCTCTTGGATAAAAAGCTGGACGATTACAGACAAGCCTATCACGATATTGAAATTCCCGAAGAGTTGGCGACAGTCACCGAGCAAGCCATCGAACGTGGGAAGCTTCATCGTAAACGTGCGAAAGCAAGAATGCGTTGGTTAAAGCACGCTGGCGTAAGCACAGCCGCTGTCTTTGTTCTTTTTACCGTCAGCGTAAACACGATGCCCGCCTTTGCAAGTGCTTTGGAAAACGTTCCTGGTCTGGGCAAGCTGGTGAAAATTTTGCAATTCAATAAAGGCAGTGCAGGCGGCGGTACTCCTCAGGATGCCGTAGATGTCAGCTTCATTACGGTACAGAAGCAAGGAGACCGTGAAAACATCATCTTGAACTTTACCCAGGATAATGAGGTACAGCAGAACGCCAGCTCCTTCCACGTGAGTTTTACGGAATATCCGAATACGATGTCGTTTGCTGTTGGTGGTGCGAGAAGATTTTCGGCTGTCAAAGATTTCGAGACATTGAAGCAAAGCCCGTATATCGAAGATGCTTATGAGATCATTTCGTTGGACGATTCTCTCGTGCGGTTTCATGTGACCTTTAAGGAAGCGATTGCTTATGAGGTGAAAGAGTATAAGGAACCGGCGCAGGTTCTGATTACGATTTCTCCAAAAGAAGTGTCGCCAGAAAAGCAGCAGCCTGTGTACTCGGTGCGCACTGCTTCTGTGCCGTATGGAGAGACGCTCGGGGCTATGGAGGAATCTCTCTTGGTCGCGGACCATATGCGGGTTTTGAAGGACAAGCAAGGTGGATACTTTGTCGAAGCCGCGTATTATCGGACGGAAGCGGAGGCTCAGGAGAAAATGAAGCAGTTGAAGGATGAGTTTGGGGTGGTAGAGCCGTTGTTTGTGGAGAAGAGAGAGTATTTGGAGGTGCCTGAGGAGATTGTGGCGAGGTAGGGTTCCCCTCCCCTTCCCCTCCGATCAATCGTCAGATTATTCTGGGAGGATAGAAAAGCTGTGAACATGATAGGAAAGTTCCTACAGACTCTATATAATAAGCTCTCAAGAGCGCTCTTTTCTGTTTTTTAGTTTGAATCGGGCTTTATTGGCTTGATGGAACGAAAATCGAAATGCTGTTCGTTGCTCCTGAATACCACGGAAAAGGGGTTGGCAGCAGATTACTTAAACATGCGGAACGCAAGTATGGCCCTAATCTGAAAGTAGATGTCAACGAACAAAACGAAGGGGCTCACGCTTTCTACAAACGATATGGATTTGTGCAAACAGGACGATCTGAACTGGATGGTTCGGGAAGGCCGTTTCCTTTGCTTCATTTAGAATTACAACGTTAATTTTTCATTTTTCAAAAAACAAGACTGTCTCCTGTAGTAGAATTCTCTACTTACGAGACAGTCTTGCTCTACTTATTTGCCTGAAAAACTACCAAGGGCATTCACACAAAGGGCCATTTCTTACGCATCCTTTTTGGCATCCTGCAAACGCACTTGCTCCGAGTTTTTGGAGTAATTTTTTGAACATGTCTATCACCTCAATCTTTCCATAAAATGTATTTACAGGAATATAATACAATACTTATATAGAAATTGAAAGTGTTTTCTGAAATTTCAAGAAGTAATATTTTTGTCGCTTCTTCTACTATTCTCTTCTGCTGCTTCCATTTTGTTAATGAACGTCCCGAGTACCTTTAATACTTGAAACAAGACGACCAAAATCGCGATGACCGTCACCCATAATACTCCGAACCCAATCATCCAACCTGTAGACATGTTCATCCCTGCCTTTTTCGCAAAATATGTTTGAACGTACTGATTTCTCCACTAATAGCCATGAGCAGTGAGATGCACACACTCGAAAAGAAGATAGCGATTACCCAATTGGCGATTTCGAAACGGCCAGACTCTAGATAATGGTCAACACTCGCCCAGCTCCCGCTCCATTGCCCCACATAAACGGCAAGACTGATGAATACGAGGTTACGCAAAACAAGCTTCCATGATAAAAAATGGTTTCCCGCCATTCCGCCGCATCCGCATGAAATCTTCTTTCTGCCTCTTGCTAGATTGATACTGATTGCAAGTGTGTAAGCCCCTAGCAACAAAATCGCCAGAGACAGTCCCAGCGTTGTAAAAAAACCAAGTAGCAAGAAAATCGCTACGGTGGCTTGCAACCCCAGATCCAAATACGTAAAGCTTTTTGACCACGAATAAGGTATGATCTGGTAGGCTCGCACAATGGACAAATGCGTGCTAATATCGCTTATTTTTGAGACAAACGTGCTGAGAAATAAAAAGGCGAGAACCAGCCGAAACAGCAAACCAAGCTCTTCCATGACACCCCTCCTTCATTACGCAAACCATTTCGCCTGCATGCGGTACATGCGCGAATATTCTCCGTTGGCATCCATTAGCTCATCATGATGCCCCACTTCGATCAGCTGACCTTGCTTCATGACAAAAATCCGATCCGCCATTCGTGCCGCAGCCATCCGATGGGAAATAAAAATCGCCGTTTTGTTCTGTGTGAGAGCATCAAACTGCTGAAATACTTCCAGCTCTGCCTGCGGATCAAGTGCCGCCGTAGGCTCGTCCAGAATAAAAATCTCTCCTCTTCTGTACAAAGCCCGAGCCAACGCGATCTTTTGCCACTGTCCGCCTGAAAGGTCTTCGCCATCCTGCAGCGTCCGACCCAAAATCGTATCGTATCCGCTGGGGAGTTTGCGAATAAAGGTATCTGCACCGGTTTCAACCGCTACTTGCCTCATCTGTGCGGGATTGATCTCCTGAGTTACTCTTCCAATGGTGATGTTCTCTCCAGCAGTGAAATTGTACCGAATGAAGTCTTGGAAAATGACCGTGATATTTCGTTGCAGGTCGGAAATATCGAGCTCATGTATCGTCTGATTGTCGAACAAAATATTCCCGGAATGGATCGGATAAAGCCCCATTAAGCATTTGACGAGCGTCGTTTTTCCAGAGCCATTATCGCCAACAATCGCAATACGCTCCCCCGGCTTGATTGTAAAGGAAACTTCATTGATCACATTGCGCTCCATTTTGGGATAGCAAAACGAAACCCGATCAAACGTAATACCAGATTGCAGCTTATTGGGAAACTCCGCTTTGCCAGTGAGCTGCGGAATCGTCTTATCCTCGTATTCCAGAAAGTCAAACAGATCAGCGATGTACAAGCATCTGTTGACGATATGTGCGAGGTTAAAGGTCATTAATGAAAGGAGCTGCTGTGTATTCTGTACCGCTTGGGCAATGGCTACAAAATCCCCTACCTTCAGGGCGCTTGCACGAAGCAGCGATACGACCAATCCCAAGCAGCCAATATACATCGAGGAGGTAAATATCCCTGAGAGAATCAATGCTTTTTCCCTGCGGTGGAGTAGACGAAGTACTTCTTTCATATTTTTCAAATACAGGCGAGACCATCTGCCTAGCAAAAAGTCCTTGAGCTGAAACAGTCGGACCTCTTTGGAGCTGTCGCGCTCATTCAGGATCGAGCTAATGTAGGAGGCTTCGCGAATCTCTGGCGTCTGCAGCCTTGCGAGAAAGTATTCCGACATACCAAATTTGATTTGGACAATTAACAGCGGGATCACGGCCAGCAAGCTCATCACAGCTAATCCCCAGTGAATGCTAAGCAAAAACACCGCGTAGGAAATCAGAGTAATCAGATTTTTCCCCAGATCCAATACCCTTTCCACAGGGTCTAGAAAGCGTTCCCCCATTGCCTCTGCCCGGATGCGGTGGTGATGATTGTAAAATTCCGGATCATCGAAATAAGAGAGCGGAACAGATGCTGCTTTCTTTGCTACCAAATGCTCCAAATGATATTCCAGTCGTTGCTCCGTATGGGCATCGAGAACACGCAAGACCGTTTCCAACGCATTCGTCACCAGCGTCACGGAAAACAATCCTGCGAGCAGCCAAAGCAATGGCTGATAATCATCCGTCTGATCCAGTGCAATGGCCGTAACCTCGTTCACCATTTCTTTCATAATCCAGATCGTAGCCAACGGGGAAAATGCCAGGATAATTCTGAGAGCGATGGAACAAATGAGCCATAGCTTGCCATGTGCCCAAATCAATCGGACTGTTTTTGTAAAATAGGAACGCGTCATACTGCCTCACCTGCTAGCGCCAGGAGCTTCTTTTTGGTTTCCACGGCGGTTATTGGCTTGGCACGAATGACGTCCTGCTCATCGATCACAAAAACGCTGGGGAAATGATTGATCTTGTATGCTTCCAGCATGGGTTCGTTGCCGATCAAGACAGGGATGCCGGATATGTTGTTTTCTTGCAGCCATTGGGAAGTCGATATCTGTTCGGATTCTGTCGAGATGATAACGGATGCATCTGTGAGTACCCTTCCCTCGGACAATAGTTCGTGCACATGATTGGCACAGTGCCCGCAGCCTGTATGCGTGAAGTTTACGATGAGTGGGCGAGGGAGATGATTTAGTTGTTGCTCTTGACCGTTTAACGTAAGGAAAGGCAGTGATTGCAGTTTGGTGCCGATTGCTGGTCCTGTTTCCGGGATGAAAGGGTGGAAGTGATGGACCTGTCTCTGGGTTTGTTTTAATAGGGTGAGAATTTTTGCCAATATAAAGGCAAAGATAAGCAGAAAGATCATGTTTATGGCTATGAGCAAATCTATCGATCTCCTTCCGTGCGACTCGAGATAATACGAGAGGCGTAACATATTTTTACAGAGAAAATACCATAATATTCTATTTTTGTCATTGTTTTATGTTTCAAATAAGTCTGCTGGTAGAAAAATTTTGGTAAAGAAAAAGAAACCCCAAACAAGTATTTTACTACTCGCTTGAGGTATAACTCTTTTTTGCATACATAATCGCTATTCCTGTTTGTACGTATATTTTTCTGGGTTCTTTGCATAGTCGACAGATCATACACAATCATTTGTTTCAAAAGACACTCTCACTTTTCCAGTTGCGTTAATACCTAGTTGACAATAGCCACTTGGCCAGTCTAATGCTCCACCTAGATGATATCGATATTCTTCATAATCCAAAGACTCTCCCCAGCTTTTCGTTAATCTTACATTCATTCCATCATTGGTTTTAATAAAGTCATTTTCGTTAGGCTTGTAAACAGAAACTTCTAATAGACAAGAGGTCACACCCTCAAAGCTGATAGTCGAAAAACCAGCTACAAAGTCATACTCATTTTTTGGTGTTCCGCTTAATGAAAGCCCCCACACTTCTGTAAGGAACGTTTTCTTTTCTATCTATCGTGATTTATCCCCTCATCTGCCCAGCAATCGTCAAATGCGCCTCACCTGCTACGCGAATAACAGGCTCTTCACCAGAGCGATCGACCGTTACATACAGCTTTCCTGGCCGATCAATCGCATGCCCTTGCCCTACGACGAGTTGAGTCACTTTTCCAGCAGGCAGCAACTCTTCCAACGCCAGATAGCCTGCCAATGCCCCGTTTGCAGCACCTGTTACGGGATCTTCCGCAATTCCGATCGCAGGCGCAAAATCCCTCGTATACAAGTCATAGCCTTCCGGAGCATCCCACGTAAACAAATGGGTTGTGGTGATGCCATGCTCCCTGTTCATTTCTGCGAGCGTTGAGAGCAATGGCTGCGCTGCATCGATCGCCTGTCGGGTGCGGACTGGAACGAGTAGATGCCTATTGCCAGTGGAAGCAAGCTTCAACGGATAGCGATCGTCCAAATCAGCCGGTGTTATGCCAACCAGCCTCGCTACCTCTTCTCTGTCTAAATCAATCTCGTTCACAGAAGGTTTTATTTGGGTCATTTCCACTCGCTGTAACTGCCCTTCCTCCATTATCAATTGAACAGGAATCAAACCGACGTTTGTCTCAAACACGATACGGCTACCCTTTTCCAACCATCCGCGTTCTGTTGCCAATAGCCAAGCAGAACCCACTGTCGCATGGCCGCAGAAATCAATCTCAACCGAAGGAGAAAAGTAGCGAATACGAAAATCTGCTTCGGGATGGTCGGACGGCATCAAAAAGGCAGACTCAGGAAGATTCAACTCATTGGCAATTTTCTGCATTTGTTGTAAAGTCAAAGTACCTGCTTCCGGGATGACTCCTGCGGGATTGCCTGCAAATGGCTCTCTCGTAAAGGCATCCACATGGTATACGCTCACATGATTCATCGTTACTTCTCTCCTTTTGTGAAACGAATGCTTCTCTTGCTTTTCATCTTAAAGTGCTGCAACCGCGCTGTAAAATGAAGCTTTCGCATACCAACCATGATAAAAACTTCATGAAAGGAGGAGCTCCATGACTTTGTTTCAAATGGAAGTCCTTGTGGCTGTCACGAACGCTGGTAACTTCACACGAGCTGGAGAACAAATCGGATTGAGCCAATCGGGAGTGAGTCATACGATCGGCGCACTGGAGAAAGAGCTCGGCATTTCCTTGTTCACCCGCAATCGCAGCGGAGTTAAGCTGACCGCAGCAGGCGAAAAAATCGTCGCCTCTGCTCGGACCATATTGGAAAACGTCTCGCTGATTAAACAGGTGGCTGCCGAATCAGGCGGGCTATCGGAGGCGACGCTCCGGATCGCTTCTTTTCCCAGCATAACCGCTCAGCTCCTGCCAACATTACTGAAGTCGATTCAGAGTCACTATCCGCATATGCAAACAAAGCTATATGAAGGAAGCTATCAAGAAATAAAAGAATGGGTTCGCTCAGGGGTTGTCGATGTCGGTTTTCATGTGTGGCCCGATGACGAGCTAGAAGGAATCCTGCTGACGACAGACGCCCTGCTTGCTGTCGTGCCAGCCAATCATCCTCTGGCAAAGGAGCGCTCTCTCACCTTGGAGCAAATAGCCCGCGAATCATTTCTCATGCCCATGGCGGGTTGTCACTTGTTGATTGGCGCGGAGTTTGCCAAGGCTGGGCTTACACCAAATGTTTCCTATGAAATCGCCGATAATACAACGATACTAGCCATGGTAGAAAGCGGTGTTGGGGTGACAGTCGTTCCTTCACTGACTCTACCATCGCAACTACCTGATGTCGCTGTCATCGAAATCACGCCGCCTCTCTCTCGGCAAATCGGCTTGGCTGTACGCTCGCTTCGAGAAGCCCCACCTGCCGTACAAGCATTTTTGCGGGAAGCAGAGCGCATTGCACCCACACTATAAAAAGGACGTGCTTCTTCGTTGAAAAAATGGCTCATTCTCCTACTTGCTCTCTGTGTGATCAGCAGTGTGATTTTAGGAATTACCATTCAAGCCGGTACGTTGGTGCCATTGATTAACCAGAGCTTTTTAATCGGTCTTTTCCTGTTGATCATTGGGAGTATTGCCGTCGTGACACGCTCTGGATTTTTCACTATTTTTCTGCGTGGATTCAAGCAGCTGAAAGGGATGTTCTTTCGCAAGCCACGTATGATGGACAGTGACATTGTTCAAGCAAACGACCCTGCTTTCGAGGAAAAGAAGGAGTCGTTCTTGCGGATCGGAACCTCGCTTTTTCTCACGTCAGGCACGGGACTGATTGTCTTCTCGATTGTTCTTACCTGTTTCTACTATTTATAATCTCACAAAGAAGGGCTGTCCCACCGATTGGGAACAGCCCTTCTTCCTCTCTTACGACTCTATCAAATGACAAGCCACCCAATGTCCGAGTTGTGCTTCCTGCCACTTCGGCACTTCTTCCGCACAACGAGGTTGTACGAGTGGGCAGCGTGTGCGAAAACCGCAGCCACTGGGCTTGTTGGCTGGACTCGGCAAATCTCCCTGCAAAACGATACGCTCTCGCTTCACCGTCGGGTCAGGCACTGGCACAGAAGAGAGCAAAGCCTGCGTATAGGGGTGCAACGGATGAGCGTACAGTTCATGGCTCGATGCAAGCTCGACCATCTTACCCAAATACATGACGCCAATCCGATTGGAAATATGTTTGACCATGGACAGATCATGCGCGATGAACAAATAGGTCAATCCGCGATCATGCTGCAAATCCTCCAATAAATTGACGACCTGGGCTTGAATCGAGACGTCGAGTGCGGAGATCGGCTCATCGGCAATGATAAATTCCGGCTCCACTGCCAACGCCCGCGCGATTCCGATCCGTTGGCGCTGTCCCCCACTGAATTCATGCGGAAAACGCTGCGCATGATCCTTATGCAAGCCCACTAGATGGAGCAGCTCCGCCACACGCTCTCGTCTCATTCCACGACTCAAATGGTGGATGTCCAAGCCCTCTGCAATGATATCCTCCACAGTCATACGCGGGTTCAGACTTGCTTGCGGGTCCTGGAAAATCATCTGGGCATCCCGATTGAACTGCCCCGCTTCTTTTCCCCGAAGCTGATGAACATTCTTCCCTTTGAACAACACTTCGCCATCTGTATGGTCATACAGGCGAATAATCGTCCGGCCTAGCGTAGACTTCCCGCAGCCACTTTCTCCGACCAGCCCGAACGTCTCCCCTTTGTTGATCGTAAACGAAACACCATCGACTGCTTTCAAATCAAATTCCGTTCCAAGCGAAAAATACTTCTTCAAATCGCGAACATCAAGCAAAGCTTCTGTCATACTCCCTGCCTCCCTGCTGCCACCAGCTCCTCTATTCGCGGTGCCCGTGGATCATGGAGCCAGCAAGCAGCCTGATGTCCACGACCGAATTCACTCGTCACGGGCATCTGCTGTTCGCATATCTCCATCGCAAAATCACAGCGGGCAGCAAACGGACAGCCGACTGGCGGATTGAACAAATCTGGCGGGCTGCCTTCGATGGGTATCAGCCGTTGCTTTTCGCCTTCATCCAGACGAGGGAGGGAGCGCATCAGTCCCCATGTATACGGATGACGCGGATTTGCAAAAACGTCCTCCACCGTCCCAGTCTCTACCACCATCCCCGCATACATGACAACCATGCGATGAGCAATCTCGGCCACTACACCCAAATCATGCGTAATAATCACGACCGACAACTCCTGTTCCTCTTGCAGTCGCTTGAGCAAATCCAAAATCTGCGCCTGAATCGTCACATCCAATGCTGTCGTCGGCTCATCAGCAATCACCAGCTTGGGTTGGCAAGCAAGAGCAATCGCAATGACCACACGCTGACGCATCCCTCCGCTGAATTGGTGCGGATACTGATCGATTCGCTTTTCCGGATCGGGAATTCCTACGAGTGAAAGCATCTCGATCGCTCTCTTTCGCGCTTCCTCTCTCGATACTTGGTGACTGCGAACGAACCCCTCTACGATTTGAGTCCCTACCTTCATCGTTGGATTGAGCGCTGTCATCGGGTCTTGAAACACCATGCCGATCTGCGTTCCGCGAATACCCAGCAGCTCTTTTTTGGGCAGGTGACTGATTTGGGCTCCTTCAAAAACAACCTTTCCCCCGACGATTTTTCCAGGTGGATTAGGGATTAATCCCATGATCGCTTGAGCCGTAACGCTCTTGCCACATCCACTCTCGCCTACGATGGCAACCGTCTCCCCTTTGTCCACGTAAAAGGACACTCCCCGTACGGCTTGAACCTCGCCACCATACGTTTTGAAATTCACTCGCAAGTTATCGATTGCCAGCAAATGCTGATTCATCCTCATTCCCCCTGTCGTCTCTAATCGCGTAGACGCGGATCAAGCGCATCCTGCAAACCGTCGCCGAATACGTTGAAGGCGAACATCGTTAGCGAGATCATCAATGCTGGGAAAAACAGTCGCCACCAATCGCCCGTCAAAATAACGCCCAAGCCATCGTTTGTCATCGTCCCCCAGCTGGCGACTGGAGCTTGTACACCGAGTCCAAGAAAGCTGAGAAAAGATTCCGCAAAAATTGCCGATGGAATCGTAAAGGTCAAATTGACGATAATGACGCCAAATGTGTTGGGAATCAGATGCTTGAGCAAAATTCGTGAAAACTTCGCTCCCAATACTTGGGCAGCCAGAATGAACTCTTGATTTTTCAATTGCAGGATTTGTCCGCGTACCAGCCGCGCCATGCCGACCCACCCCGTAGCAGACAGGGCAATAATAATCGTCAACATTCCCGGCTCCATCACAACCATGAGCAAAATGACAACCAGCAAATACGGCAGCCCATACAAAATCTCGATAATACGCATGATGATCGTATCGATGCGATCCCCTCGTTTGCCTCGTCCCGCCATATAGCCTGCAATTCCCCCGACTGTCACTCCGATGACCAGGTCGATGAATGCCGCGACAATACCAATCGTCAACGAAATCCTCGCCCCATACCACGTACGGGCAAACATGTCACGTCCCAGCTCATCCGTACCGAACCAATGCTCTGCGGAGATTTCCTGGTTTTTGGTCAGCAAACTCTGGTCGGAATAACTATACGGCACAAGATTCGGTCCAATGATCGCCATTCCAACCAGGGCGAGAATAATGAAAAGGCCGAGCATTGCCAGCTTGTTTTTCAGCAGCTTCCGAATGACCTGCTGCCCATTGCTGAGACTCGGTCGTGCAATGACATTCGCCTGCGTATTTTTCGCCAACGGGCGAAATAACGGGTCCACTTTGTGCTCCATCGCCACAGTTTATCTCTCCTTGTTGGTCAGCTTGATCCTCGGGTCAATCAGGGTGTATGCGATATCAATCAGGAAAATGGTAAAAATCAGAATCGCACTGTAAAAAATCGTCGTACCCAAAATGACCGGATAGTCACGGTTGAAAATGCCGTCTACGAAATACTTGCCAATGCCGGGAATCGCAAAGATTTTCTCCACGACAAAGGTTCCCGTTATCAAACTGGCAATCAAAGGTCCGAGAAAGGTGACCACAGGCAGAATCGCATTGCGAATTCCATGTCTGACGACGATGATAAACATAGGAATCCCCTTTGCCTCTGCTGTTCGAATGTAGTTCTGGTTCATGACTTCAATCATGCTGGCACGCATGTAGCGGGTAATGACCGCAACTGGACCAAAGGCGAGCGCCAGTGAAGGCAGTATCGTATGCAGCCATGTACCCCATGTCGCAACGGGAAAGAGCGGCAGCTTGATCGCAAAAAAATTGATCAGAAGCGGTGCCATAATGAAGCTCGGGATCGCTACACCCAATACGGCAAGCGCCATGGCAACGTAGTCCAGCCATTTGTTGCGATTGAGCGCTGCGATGATGCCCAATGATATTCCGAAAAGGAGTGCAATCCCAATCGCTTGCGCACCCAACCACGCAGATGCAGCAAAGCCATCGGAAATCATGTCATTGACTCCACGAGAGTCTGATTTGATGGATGGGCCCAAGTCGAGCATTAACAGATTTTTCAGATATAAAACGTATTGAACAGGCAACGGCTCGTCCAGGTTGTATTTGGCACGCAAATTATTGAGAATTTGCTCTGGCAGCTGATCCGACTCGGAGGCAAACGGGTTCCCCGGAATGGCATGCATCAAGGCAAACGTCAGCGTCACGATAATCCACAGAGTGACGAACATCATCAAAATACGTTTTACCAGATAGTTTGACATGGAAGTCCTCCTCGTTTACTTAGCCAGCTCGTAAATGGCATGCGCATATATCGCCATGG from the Brevibacillus brevis genome contains:
- a CDS encoding ABC transporter permease, producing the protein MSNYLVKRILMMFVTLWIIVTLTFALMHAIPGNPFASESDQLPEQILNNLRAKYNLDEPLPVQYVLYLKNLLMLDLGPSIKSDSRGVNDMISDGFAASAWLGAQAIGIALLFGISLGIIAALNRNKWLDYVAMALAVLGVAIPSFIMAPLLINFFAIKLPLFPVATWGTWLHTILPSLALAFGPVAVITRYMRASMIEVMNQNYIRTAEAKGIPMFIIVVRHGIRNAILPVVTFLGPLIASLITGTFVVEKIFAIPGIGKYFVDGIFNRDYPVILGTTIFYSAILIFTIFLIDIAYTLIDPRIKLTNKER